The Henckelia pumila isolate YLH828 chromosome 2, ASM3356847v2, whole genome shotgun sequence genome includes a window with the following:
- the LOC140879765 gene encoding alcohol dehydrogenase 2-like has translation MSSTEGKVIKCKAAVAWEAGKPLVIEEVEVAPPQKMEVRLKILYTSLCHTDVYFWEAKAQDSIFPRILGHEAAGIVESVGEGVTELAPGDHVLPVFTGECKECAHCKSEESNMCSLLRINVERGAMIHDEKTRFSINGKPIYHFLGTSTFSEYTVIHVGCVAKINPLAPLDKVCVLSCGISTGLGATLNVAKPKKGSSVAIFGLGAVGLGAAEGARLAGASRIIGVDLNASRFEEAKKFGVTEFVNPKDHDKPVQQVLAEMTGGGVDRSVECTGNINAMISAFECVHDGWGVAVLVGVPHKDSEFKTHPMNVLNERTLKGTFFGNYKPRSDLPSVVELYMRKELELEKFITHEVPFSEINKAFELMLKGEGLRCLIRME, from the exons ATGTCGAGCACTGAAGGGAAAGTGATCAAGTGCAAAG CTGCGGTGGCATGGGAGGCCGGAAAGCCGCTGGTGATTGAGGAAGTAGAGGTGGCGCCGCCGCAGAAGATGGAAGTGCGATTAAAGATTCTTTACACCTCTCTTTGCCACACTGATGTTTACTTCTGGGAAGCCAAG GCTCAAGACTCGATCTTTCCTCGAATCCTCGGCCACGAAGCCGCAGG GATCGTTGAGAGCGTAGGGGAAGGGGTCACCGAACTCGCGCCAGGGGATCACGTGCTGCCAGTATTCACAGGAGAATGCAAAGAATGTGCTCACTGCAAATCAGAAGAAAGCAACATGTGTAGTCTGCTGAGGATCAACGTCGAAAGGGGGGCCATGATTCACGACGAAAAGACTCGATTCTCAATCAATGGGAAGCCCATTTACCATTTCCTTGGCACATCTACATTCAGTGAATACACTGTCATTCATGTCGGCTGTGTCGCGAAAATCAATCCCCTTGCTCCTCTTGACAAAGTATGCGTACTGAGCTGCGGGATTTCAACAG GACTTGGAGCAACATTGAATGTTGCAAAACCGAAAAAGGGCTCATCAGTGGCGATTTTCGGGCTTGGTGCAGTCGGACTTGGA GCAGCAGAAGGAGCTAGACTTGCTGGTGCTTCAAGAATTATTGGGGTGGACTTGAATGCCAGCAGATTCGAAGAAG CAAAGAAATTTGGTGTGACTGAGTTTGTGAACCCCAAAGACCATGACAAGCCAGTCCAACAG GTTCTAGCCGAAATGACGGGTGGAGGAGTGGACAGAAGTGTTGAATGCACAGGAAACATCAATGCAATGATCTCTGCATTCGAATGTGTTCACGAT GGATGGGGAGTTGCTGTTCTGGTTGGCGTCCCACATAAAGACTCTGAATTCAAGACTCATCCGATGAACGTGCTGAACGAGAGGACACTCAAGGGAACTTTCTTTGGCAACTACAAACCGCGATCTGATCTTCCATCCGTCGTTGAACTGTACATGAGAAAG GAGCTCGAGCTTGAGAAGTTTATAACCCATGAGGTGCCGTTTTCTGAGATTAACAAGGCTTTCGAGCTGATGCTGAAAGGCGAAGGGCTTCGTTGCCTCATCCGGATGGAGTGA